The nucleotide window GCAAACACTCTATCGATCAATGGTCGCGCTGATCGGTACCAACTGCAAACCGCGTTGTTCAAGGTCCTGAACCCATTCTTTGAGCTGGCGAACCGTAACGGGTAGCGCAGATCCGGATGCCACCGCGACACCCCGTGCGCGAGCAATACTTTCAAGCTGAAGCAGCTTGGCATCAATGTGATCGTCCCGCGGAACTTCGTCCAGAACAACGTCGACCCCGCTATAGGGTATGCGCTGATCGCCGGCCACCTGGGGCGCAAGGCTGCGCGAAGATGCTCCATTGTCGACAAACATCAGTCCACGGGACTTAAGCTTCTCCATGAGATAGTCCATGGATGGCTTCGTGGAGGTGAACCGTGCACCCATTTCAGGAATGACGCCGACATAGTTGGTTGCTCGGGTCAGGAGGTAAGCCAACCGATCCATCATTTCCACGGGTTTCAGACTGACCAGCAGCGTGTGTGGACCTGGATCGTTGTCCGGGAAATCAAACGGCTCCAGCGGTAATTGCAGCAAAAGCTCATGGCCTCTGGTGCGCGCCTGCTGCATCCAAAGGTCAAGATCGTCGCCGTAAGGGGCCATGGCAAAGGTTATGTCTGCCGGAAGGCTGTCGATTGCGTTTTGCGTTCCGGTTTCACTCAACCCCATGCCGTTCAACACAACTGCGATTTTCGGGATCGACTTGAATTCGCTCACCACAGGGCGGGAATAAGCATCGAGCGGCCGCACTCCGGCATCGCTGATCTTGGGAAGGAAACCGTAGTCGGTTCGCTCAAAAACCCTGTTGTCCGGATTGATCGAAAGGTTCGCAACCGGAGCATCGTGGCTCAGACCATCCGGGCGCTCGATCATCTGATAACGCGGACCGAGGAGATCCTCGCTCGTTTCAGGCCGCAGGTTGGGGCCAAGATCACCGGTGAGTCCAGGTCGGATTTCGACAACTTCGATGTCGTGAGACGTGACGCCCTCGACGACTGCATCCAGCGGCAGGAGTGCGACAGGTTCGCCGCCAATGGGATCGTCCACCACTGCGACCCACACCACAATGGTCGTAATTGCGACACTGAGGATACCTGCACCGATAAGGCCAAACGGCAGCTTCACGAGCCGCCGTTTGCCCATGCCTAAGGGAGCTGTGAGATCTTCGCTCGACATACCGTCCTGAGCCCGTTGACCGGGTCTGGCTGAGACTCGCACCAGCTACCGGCGTCATCATTGTTGTTTTGATACGCAGAACGAAACGGAGGGCACGCGCTGGCGGACCAGCGCGTGTTACTTGTTAGTTTTTGACAGCAGCGCTGTCTGAGACAGGCGGGAATGCGCTGTCGACCTGAACGCCGCGCAGGAGATCCAGCGCGAGTTTCAATTGGGTGTCGTCTTCCGGATCTGCCGGCACGTAGGCCTGGCTGCCGCTTTCCTCTTCACCGTCGGCTTCCAGGTGACCGCGAAGTCCAGCCTCACCTTTGGTGTCGACACGACCGACCAGCTCTTCCGGCAGTTCCTGCAAAGCTTCAATGTCCGGAACGATGCCCTTTGCCTGGATCGAATTGCCGGACGGCGTGTAGTAACGAGCCGTTGTCAGACGGATCGCGCCGTTAGCGCCAAGCGGGATGATGGTCTGCACGGACCCTTTGCCGAAGGACCGGGTGCCGAGAATAGTGGCACGACGGTGATCCTGAAGAGCGCCTGCAACGATCTCGGATGCCGATGCGGAGCCACCGTTGACCAGAATGATCACAGGCTTGCCTGTGGTCAGATCGCCAGCACGCGCATTGTAGCGCTGCGTTTCATCTGCCTCACGGCCTCGCGTGGAGACAATTTCACCGCGATCCAGGAAAGCGTCTGAAACGGCAATCGCCTGATCCAGCAATCCGCCTGGATTGTTGCGCAAATCGATGATGAAGCCTTTCAGCTTGTCTTCACCGATGCTCTCAGACATCTGCTCGATGCCTTTCTTCAAGCCGTCGAAAGTTTGCTCGTTGAATTGCGTGACGCGCACATATCCGACGTCGTCTTCTTCGCGCCAGCGAACAGAGCGAATGCGGATGACGTCACGCGTGATTGTGATGTCGAACGGTTCAGCGGCACCCTTACGGCGGATGGTCACAACGATATCGGTGTTGACCGGACCGCGCATTTTTTCAACGGCCTCATTCAGGGTCAGTCCCTGAACCTGCTCGCCGTCAATATAGGTGATCAGGTCACCCGCAAGAACGCCTGCTTTGGCAGCCGGTGTCTCATCGATCGGAGACACCACTTTCACGAGGCCCTCTTCCATCGTCACTTCGATGCCAAGGCCACCGAATTCACCGCGGGTCTGCACCTGCATGTCCCGGAAGCTTTTTGGAGACATGTAGCTGGAGTGCGGGTCGAGGGAAGTCAGCATTCCGTTGATGGCGCTTTCGATCAGCTGCGCATCGTCAGGCACTTCCACATAGTCCGAGCGCACTCTTTCGAAAACGTCACCGAACAGATTGAGCTGCCGATAAGTGTCCGTCGCGGCCGCATTGGCCGCCACTGAAACGTTCAGCGGCATCTGGGACATGGTCGTGACTGCCACAGCACCCATCAGAGCACCGACAACCAGCAAGGAAGCTTTCCGTATCATCCGCGAGCCTTTTCCTCTTCTGTGCGCGCCCACCAAGGTGTGGGGTTTATCGCACGGCCGTCTTTTCGAAATTCAACATATAGGATCGGTTGGGTTGAACCCAAGCCGAAAGTCGAAGCGCTCGCCCATTGGGTCGCGCCCATCACACCGACCGGTTCCCCGGTCAAAACAAACTGCCCCAATTCCGCGTCTATCCGGTCCATACCGGCCAGGAGCACATGGTAGCCATCACCCGTATTCAGGATCAAGAGCTGTCCGAAAGATCGGAACGGACCTGAATAAACAACCCAACCGTCTGCAGGTGAGGTTACATTAGAGCCCGGCCTTGTGGCGATAGATTGACCTTCGGTCTCCCCACCAAAATCATCTTCTTCACCGAAATCCTTCAACAACGTGCCGACGACCGGTTGCGGCAGCTGCCCGACAGCATCATCAAATGCGATTGCCGGCGCAAGACGGCCGGGGTCAGAGAACGGATCAAATTTCCGCGAATCTTGTTGTTTTGCGTCCAGAGCAGCCTGGCGCGACTTTTCCGCAGCCTCACGTGCACTCTCGATTTCGGCTTCCAGACTTGCGATCAGCTCCTGCAGGGACCCGGCTTTGTTGGCCAGTTCTTCCGCGCGCTTTTGCTCTTGTTCCAGCACGCGTACCGATTTTTGATGTTCCTGCCGCTTTGCGCTCAACAGCAATTCCAGACGCGACCTTTCCTCAGCCAACCGCATGGCATCGCCGCGCAGTCGGTTCTTTTCATCCGCGATCACCGTTTTCAGCCGGTGCAATTCTTCAAGGTCGGCGGCAAGCGCCTCGGTTTCGACCTTCAGCTCGGGCATAACGGCGTTCAACAAAATGGCGCTACGTACGGCAGACAGAGCATCACTGGGGCGCACGGCAAGTGCGGGCGGAGGCCGTTTGCCAATTCGCTGCAGGGCTGCCAGCACTTCTGCCAAAATATCCCGCCGTGCAATCAAAGACAGTCGAACCGCGTCTTCGTTCTCACCAAGTGCGCGCAACCGACGTTCCGTTGCCGTCAGCTCGGTTTCAAGCCCTTTGATCGTGTCGGACGTGCTGATGATTTTCGCATTCAGCGTTTCACGATCCCGATCAAGCGCCCTGATTTCGCGCGCGATGGCGGCCTGCCGATCAGTTGATACGTCGATGTCACGAGAGAGCGCGGCCAGTTCCTGCTCGCGTTGTTTCTTCCGCTCCAGAGCTGCGTTCACTTCCGGGGCAAGTTCTGTCTGCTCCTGAGAACTCTCGTCGACGCTTTCCGTCGCCAATCCGTTTGCAGGCAGCGCCAGTGCAGCCACAAGCAGGCAGCTCAAGAGCGGTCGTTTGACTATCCGCATCTCAAGTCCAGGTCTCGCAAATCTGATGCGATCCGGTAACAACCTGCCTAAGCTCCCAAAAGGTTA belongs to Roseibium porphyridii and includes:
- a CDS encoding divergent polysaccharide deacetylase family protein, whose amino-acid sequence is MSSEDLTAPLGMGKRRLVKLPFGLIGAGILSVAITTIVVWVAVVDDPIGGEPVALLPLDAVVEGVTSHDIEVVEIRPGLTGDLGPNLRPETSEDLLGPRYQMIERPDGLSHDAPVANLSINPDNRVFERTDYGFLPKISDAGVRPLDAYSRPVVSEFKSIPKIAVVLNGMGLSETGTQNAIDSLPADITFAMAPYGDDLDLWMQQARTRGHELLLQLPLEPFDFPDNDPGPHTLLVSLKPVEMMDRLAYLLTRATNYVGVIPEMGARFTSTKPSMDYLMEKLKSRGLMFVDNGASSRSLAPQVAGDQRIPYSGVDVVLDEVPRDDHIDAKLLQLESIARARGVAVASGSALPVTVRQLKEWVQDLEQRGLQLVPISATIDR
- a CDS encoding S41 family peptidase, translated to MIRKASLLVVGALMGAVAVTTMSQMPLNVSVAANAAATDTYRQLNLFGDVFERVRSDYVEVPDDAQLIESAINGMLTSLDPHSSYMSPKSFRDMQVQTRGEFGGLGIEVTMEEGLVKVVSPIDETPAAKAGVLAGDLITYIDGEQVQGLTLNEAVEKMRGPVNTDIVVTIRRKGAAEPFDITITRDVIRIRSVRWREEDDVGYVRVTQFNEQTFDGLKKGIEQMSESIGEDKLKGFIIDLRNNPGGLLDQAIAVSDAFLDRGEIVSTRGREADETQRYNARAGDLTTGKPVIILVNGGSASASEIVAGALQDHRRATILGTRSFGKGSVQTIIPLGANGAIRLTTARYYTPSGNSIQAKGIVPDIEALQELPEELVGRVDTKGEAGLRGHLEADGEEESGSQAYVPADPEDDTQLKLALDLLRGVQVDSAFPPVSDSAAVKN
- a CDS encoding murein hydrolase activator EnvC family protein, coding for MRIVKRPLLSCLLVAALALPANGLATESVDESSQEQTELAPEVNAALERKKQREQELAALSRDIDVSTDRQAAIAREIRALDRDRETLNAKIISTSDTIKGLETELTATERRLRALGENEDAVRLSLIARRDILAEVLAALQRIGKRPPPALAVRPSDALSAVRSAILLNAVMPELKVETEALAADLEELHRLKTVIADEKNRLRGDAMRLAEERSRLELLLSAKRQEHQKSVRVLEQEQKRAEELANKAGSLQELIASLEAEIESAREAAEKSRQAALDAKQQDSRKFDPFSDPGRLAPAIAFDDAVGQLPQPVVGTLLKDFGEEDDFGGETEGQSIATRPGSNVTSPADGWVVYSGPFRSFGQLLILNTGDGYHVLLAGMDRIDAELGQFVLTGEPVGVMGATQWASASTFGLGSTQPILYVEFRKDGRAINPTPWWARTEEEKARG